Genomic segment of Drosophila biarmipes strain raj3 chromosome 2L, RU_DBia_V1.1, whole genome shotgun sequence:
ttttgtttttcttgctgCTTCTTCCATTATTCGGCCGAGGGGGTGGCGGGTGGGAAAGTGGCGAGGTTTTCCTCTcctatttaattttgttttattttttcgccctgttttgttgtattttgtGTAGGTGTATTGACTTAAAGTTTGTTATACTTCTTTGCCTTTTGTCTTTCAGTTCCAGGTTCAATTTCTGCTCCTTATTTACGCTTCTCCCACTTTTCCATGGTTTTGGACATGTTGTTGTTGGCCTTGTTGGTTGAAGGAAACGCCTTCGAAACATTTCAGTGTTTGTCCTTCGGATGGCTTGGTTTGGGGATTTTCACCAAGTTTGTTCTGGGCGGTTTCCATTCccgtattatttttattgctttctCTGGCAACTGTCGTCATTTACATACTTTGACCATCTACACATATTCGAAAATTCAGTAGTGATATAAAGTATTTGCCCtgttgtgttgattttatgaAGGGAATATTTTTAGGGTCAACGCGAAAGactttttgtttacaaaaaatgttttcctttaACTCACATAATTTGTAATTCCCGTTAGGCATTTTCCTTCAAAAATTTTCAGCCTCAAATCCGAAAAAATTCTCGCATTCGGATATGCGCTTTTCAAAATTATCAGTATCTTAATACTCCACCAACTAAATTGAGAGTAAAACATATATTGTAAAATGAATAAGCAGACCAAGGAATGGTCCCGAGCTCGGCTTTGCAAGCCCAAGGACAATCTTACCACCGAGGCTGGAAAGAGGGAGCGCTTTGTGCCATCCTGTGAACTTGAGGTGAATTTACAAGAATAGTTTTTTAGAGCACAGGAAAAAATAACAGGTTTCCCAATATTTCCGGCTTTTTGTGAATAAAACAATTATCACTTAGCAAAGTCTTGCAAGAAAttcaacatttaatttttttttaaatattttttttttttaatcttataTGTTATGTGAGTTAGTGGGTTAATACGTTTAATGTAAAGACCCATTTAAGTAGGCAACAAATCTTTTACTTtgtaccaaaaatataatactcCATGCTTCCGGAAAAGTgggtttttatttacttactagatataatatatatttttttgcagtACTCTCCGGTATCGATGTCCCATTTGATTGGCTGGGAATACGCCCGGATTTGGCTACGCGATCGCGACAAGTTTATCCAGCAACGTGAACGCGCAGTCAAAGCGAAGTATATCAAGAACGACTTCGAGTGGTGGTTAAAGTTGCGCAAAACATCCAAAAAGTTCTGCAAAGTCGGAGCATAAATCCGGGGAAAATTTATAGATGCTATGGGATCTGGCACACTTAAATTCTATATAATACTATATTCAAGTCTGACTGAAAAATGACATGACATGATTACCAATAAAAGCCAATTACAAGGTAATTTTATTAAGCTGTGGCGATTTTTTCGGTGAGCTTCTGACATTTGATGTCATATTTATaacttgtttaaaatattttataaaaaaataaaaacaaaaaacaattttattatttattttttttattgagcTTTTTTGTCCTTTCCCTATGTCAAAATTTTATTCTCGAGTTCTCAAAATTCCTttgatttcttattttatCCAAACTTATCCATATTTCAAACTACAATTTTTTCTAATCGCCCCCTACATACGAATTATCCTTAATGTCAAATAACTTTTCAGTATCTTACATCTACACTTATCTACACACCTTTGACTAAAGCGACATCTATGCCTTTACAGGTTGTTCTCACTTATAGATGGCGCACCACGTCTATAGGTTGTTGTGCCGcacaatattttatataccCTTTATTcttagagtaaaagggtatataaaatttaacgAAAAGTATATGCATTACACACAAAGTATGTAtctgcacagaaaaaaattttagttgaATTTGACCTACACAATCGAAACCCATCGAATTGATAATTTACCTTTCAACCCAAATGACGGTTCTTTGGTAGTTTTCCCTTTTAATAGTCCCCAAAAACCATAATAACcgtaataattttaagtacattttttttttaattttataaagtatatttaatattgattAGGATTGGTTTAGCGTACAGATTCAAGGAGTTCTGAGTTTGATTTTGTTGTTAACTTGAAACAGAGTTTcgggtatttgatagtcgatCAACAGgaggtttttaaaatattttgacaaatgatgttttgttttatttgtaaaattttaatgatattCTAAAATCACCTATTGTACACAACAATGCATTTGTATGTTGCCGTAGTCGTAGGATATCCTGAAAACCACTCCAAGAATGGAGCTGTAGTGCCAGAAGCTAAGGATTTGTATACGCCCTCGTTGGCTAGATCGTTGATGCCGGTCCAGTAGTTTGTGCTGGACTGTTAAGTTTGGGCTCTTTAGGGGAACTGATTCCGGATCTAATCGCCGAATTCCGAAGAGCACAATGTCTatactatataaatatataattggGTATTTCCAAACTGTAAGAAGGACTTCCTCATAGCAAAACAACTTTAACAGATATAGCATATATTCTTGGTTAGCAATAACCGAATTTCAGAAAAAACTTTGATTAACACTTATAGTATGGTAATATAGTATTTATACTTATAGTACAGTATACTATCCTACTACCATACATTTTGTATTCAATATGGGACATCATACAATTAACGCGttataataaaaagtaaattattcataaaaatgtatctttcattttttaaactaaactCTTGCAAAGccttataatttataaatatatttgctgTATCTTTTTTAGACAGCTGTTTTGATTGTTGCCGGTGTCGAATAGGCAATCTCAGCAGTGAAAGCTCTCGCTTGAGCGTTTTGAGCCTTCGTTTTCTTACAGGTTGCAGGACCCGAAAAGCTCTCAATTCGGATTCACTCACTGCCACCCACTCACTTTCCCAAACTCGCTCTCTCACTCTCCAACTCTCTCATTGCGGTTTTTACCGCTCGCCCACGCGTGCAATTTTCTGAGCAGATGCAGCGGCAGAGGCAGCGCAGTCAACGTTGACTTCACATATAGCACGTAAGATATTTCGAATACCCCTAATATTTAAGTAGAGAATGTTTGCGACGCGAAGGGTTTTTACTGagattcgttttttttttaaataatttttttttaagcttaagTTAAATTAACAATGTTggataatatatattattgtactctattatatgttaGTAGTAATAGTAAGTAGTAATTATCGTATTATTAGATAATAAACAAGGAAAAAGTatcaatttataaatgtttagtgatttcaaaattacatattaagtatttgaaaatattaaatattatttggaaatatttaattcaaggTATTAGTAAAATGTAcatcaaatattttacaacatAAGCAATAAgtatgttaaataaatattttaaaccctTAATCTCTCTGTTGCttgattaaataattttatttgtaaagtTAAGAAGCGAAATGAATGAACAACATATCAATTCATATCTAaactaaaaatgaaattcCAAAACTTACTACGGTTTTCAggacataaaaataaaatatttatagtaaaTGAAATGCTCAAATATgcgctttttttatttaaaccatatttttgaataaCTATGTAACTT
This window contains:
- the LOC108033691 gene encoding uncharacterized protein LOC108033691; this encodes MNKQTKEWSRARLCKPKDNLTTEAGKRERFVPSCELEYSPVSMSHLIGWEYARIWLRDRDKFIQQRERAVKAKYIKNDFEWWLKLRKTSKKFCKVGA